From Clarias gariepinus isolate MV-2021 ecotype Netherlands chromosome 2, CGAR_prim_01v2, whole genome shotgun sequence, one genomic window encodes:
- the washc3 gene encoding WASH complex subunit 3 translates to MDEDGLPIVGSGVDLRKVPAIQQRRIVAFLNQFIVHTVRFLNRFSTVCEEKLATISLRIQQIETTLSILETKLSSIPGLEEVTVNGVDQRLPTETNGPAVGSSPSAVTAAPSPPSEGPGQGQEGAQGQKADNVMTVAKDPRYARYLKMVQVGVPVMAIKNKMILDGLDPSLLDSPDAPVPDCGKKVTEEQDDSSDSESSFSD, encoded by the exons ATGGATGAGGATGGATTACCGATCGTGGGTTCTGGTGTAGACCTCAGGAAG GTTCCGGCGATTCAGCAGAGGAGGATCGTCGCTTTCCTCAACCAGTTCATCGTCCACACGGTCCGCTTCCTCAACCGCTTCTCTACCGTCTGCGAGGAG aaACTTGCAACGATATCATTACGGATCCAGCAAATTGAAACGACACTCAGCATCTTGGAAACAAAG CTGTCGTCAATCCCTGGCCTGGAGGAAGTCACAGTTAACGGAGTGGATCAGAGGCTTCCTACTGAGACCAACGGGCCAGCAGTGGGATCCAGTCCTTCAGCAGTCACAGCTgctccttctcctccttctgAG GGTCCTGGACAGGGGCAGGAAGGCGCTCAGGGGCAAAAGGCAGACAATGTGATGACTGTAGCTAAGGACCCACGATACGCCAGATACCTTAAAATGGTTCAAGTG GGTGTTCCGGTCAtggcaataaaaaacaaaatgattctTGATGGTTTAGACCCCAGTCTCTTAGA ttcACCAGACGCTCCGGTCCCAGACTGTGGCAAGAAGGTGACTGAAGAACAAGATGACAGCTCAGACAGTGAATCGTCTTTCAGTGACTGA